The following are from one region of the Rhodopirellula sp. P2 genome:
- the ccsA gene encoding cytochrome c biogenesis protein, which produces MATVTNDTHATDDRISSLMSWLTPSRLLALAGSLKFTVALFAMSIVLVLVGTLAQDEMNMQEVKQRYFLSWVAPLHLDDFFPQAFYRHAQPIPGILPFPGGAMIGMLLMINLIAAKITRFRLQASGGRLAAGLALLVAGILVAGVIVFTGHNDDGLQGTPPSWLSYERLWAVVLAILSISAVATGVMASSVKLPVLRWLTYFVAGALAVTVFYSLFTGTRIDDPGLRIVWQLAKGVGAGLIMLVGCQLAFGKQGGNVLLHLGVGLLMFGQFAFGDRQMEQRLSLVEGQSTNTFVNLDEVELQFIQTEEEFQNVVAVPAQRLADAASNKSTIENDSLPVKIKVVRYLENAGIQDRQDDDPATQGIGLEVSAVERPKSGGADMAMNLPAAYVELLDRQSDESLGVFLVSQSINDREMLVPDGTSKDMFDSITVGDKEYEFGLRLHREVKPYWVQLEDVRRVNYSNTDTPRDYSSFIRIVDSETGEDRKERVWMNNPLRYRGETFYQSNYTPLPGGKELTGIQVVRNSGWLIPYVACSITGLGMLVHFWGTLTRFISRRRRENERALAEFGSEESAGDSTFAEGIEVSATPASRKNLPVIVYLAVVAALVTVILAPSVSLKNKLKPVDRASEFDLAALGRIPVQYGGRVMPLDAYARQTMKAMTNKDSLPLDAAPSEIKDRVETKKLSAVQWLMEVAIDEPALRYLPMFRIDAEEIRAELDLDRRESKLYSLDEIGENLERFTKMVKDAREKESLDQDFKDKKAIELDMRTRQYTVAAAAMRLPVPEDIPAEFFPEGTNEQTRQLFALRQLERQMNSLAQMPAPAIIPPSMEQATDSEQQADWTAFAPAFFNMAKNGIAPQDSQPGIRTFGELIRDYGDGDPAAFNKTVDAHLTAVQAYKVPGYDHFAVSLEQWLGAANPTAIATGLYILAIILGLIYFAVDSPRLGNAVWGTIAIAFVIHTIVILARVYITGRAPVINLYSSAIFIGWAGVLFGLVVERIFRYGTGNMLAAVAGMMTLRVAYNLTLNVGQAETMGVLQAVLDTQFWLSTHVISVSLGYVATLVAGLLGIGYLISGWINASDRARRDLYRCVYGASCFGILFSFIGTVLGGLWADDSWGRFWGWDPKENGALLIVIWNALMLHARWDGMVKARGFAILAIGGNIITAWSWFGTNELGIGLHSYGFTEGMLRNLAIFFVTQFAFIAAGLLIPSRSPVSDES; this is translated from the coding sequence ATGGCAACCGTCACCAACGATACTCACGCCACTGACGATCGAATCTCATCCTTGATGAGTTGGCTCACACCATCACGATTGCTCGCGCTGGCAGGATCGCTCAAGTTCACCGTTGCTCTGTTCGCGATGTCAATTGTGCTGGTGTTGGTCGGCACGTTGGCTCAAGACGAAATGAACATGCAGGAGGTCAAACAACGGTACTTCCTCTCGTGGGTCGCTCCGTTGCACTTGGACGACTTCTTCCCGCAAGCCTTCTATCGCCACGCACAGCCGATCCCGGGCATCCTGCCGTTTCCTGGCGGAGCGATGATCGGAATGCTGCTGATGATCAACCTGATTGCAGCCAAGATCACTCGGTTCCGATTGCAAGCCAGCGGCGGACGCTTGGCAGCGGGTCTCGCACTGTTGGTTGCTGGCATCCTGGTCGCCGGAGTGATTGTCTTCACCGGGCACAATGACGATGGACTGCAAGGCACCCCGCCAAGCTGGCTGTCTTACGAGCGACTGTGGGCCGTGGTGCTGGCAATCCTATCGATCAGTGCCGTCGCGACGGGCGTGATGGCCTCCTCGGTCAAACTCCCCGTCCTGCGGTGGTTAACGTACTTCGTGGCCGGGGCACTGGCGGTGACCGTGTTCTACAGCTTGTTCACAGGGACCCGAATCGACGATCCCGGACTGCGGATCGTCTGGCAACTCGCCAAGGGCGTCGGAGCTGGCCTGATCATGTTGGTCGGCTGCCAGTTGGCGTTTGGCAAACAAGGCGGCAACGTGCTGCTGCACCTCGGCGTGGGGTTGTTGATGTTTGGGCAGTTTGCTTTCGGTGACCGCCAAATGGAGCAACGCCTCAGCTTGGTCGAAGGACAATCGACCAACACATTTGTCAACTTGGACGAAGTCGAACTGCAGTTCATCCAAACCGAAGAGGAATTCCAGAACGTCGTCGCTGTTCCCGCTCAAAGATTGGCCGACGCCGCGTCGAACAAGTCGACAATCGAAAACGATTCGCTGCCCGTCAAAATCAAAGTGGTCCGGTACCTCGAAAACGCTGGAATCCAAGACCGTCAGGACGACGATCCTGCCACTCAGGGAATCGGTTTGGAAGTCTCTGCCGTTGAACGCCCCAAATCGGGCGGCGCAGACATGGCAATGAACTTGCCCGCTGCGTATGTCGAACTGCTCGACCGCCAATCCGATGAATCGCTGGGCGTCTTCCTGGTCAGTCAATCCATCAACGATCGCGAAATGTTGGTCCCCGATGGAACATCCAAAGACATGTTCGATTCCATCACCGTGGGTGACAAGGAATACGAATTCGGATTGCGTTTGCACCGCGAAGTCAAACCGTACTGGGTTCAGCTCGAAGACGTTCGACGAGTCAACTACAGCAACACCGACACACCTCGCGATTACTCGTCCTTCATTCGCATCGTCGACAGCGAAACCGGAGAAGACCGCAAGGAACGAGTCTGGATGAACAACCCGCTTCGCTATCGGGGCGAAACGTTTTATCAATCGAACTACACGCCTCTTCCTGGCGGAAAAGAGCTGACCGGAATTCAAGTCGTCCGCAACTCGGGTTGGCTGATCCCGTATGTCGCCTGCAGCATCACTGGGCTGGGAATGCTGGTCCACTTCTGGGGAACACTCACGCGATTCATCTCGCGTCGCCGGCGTGAAAACGAACGAGCCCTGGCCGAATTCGGCAGCGAAGAATCGGCTGGTGATTCCACCTTTGCAGAAGGCATTGAGGTCTCCGCCACCCCCGCTTCCCGGAAGAACCTGCCCGTCATCGTGTATCTCGCGGTGGTCGCGGCGTTGGTCACCGTGATCCTCGCCCCCAGTGTCTCGCTGAAGAACAAACTGAAGCCCGTCGACCGAGCCAGCGAATTTGACTTGGCGGCACTTGGACGAATCCCCGTTCAATACGGCGGACGCGTGATGCCGCTGGACGCTTATGCCCGGCAAACGATGAAGGCGATGACCAACAAGGACTCGCTCCCACTGGATGCCGCTCCGAGCGAGATCAAAGATCGAGTCGAAACCAAAAAGCTGTCTGCGGTTCAGTGGCTGATGGAAGTCGCCATCGACGAACCGGCGCTGCGTTACCTGCCCATGTTCCGCATCGACGCCGAAGAGATTCGTGCGGAATTGGACCTGGATCGTCGCGAGAGCAAACTCTATTCGCTCGATGAAATCGGTGAAAACCTGGAACGCTTCACAAAGATGGTGAAGGACGCTCGCGAAAAAGAATCGCTGGACCAAGACTTCAAAGACAAAAAGGCGATTGAACTGGATATGCGAACGCGGCAGTACACCGTTGCCGCTGCCGCCATGCGATTGCCCGTTCCCGAAGACATTCCTGCCGAGTTCTTCCCTGAGGGTACCAATGAACAAACTCGCCAATTGTTCGCGCTCCGTCAGCTTGAACGGCAGATGAACAGCCTGGCACAAATGCCGGCTCCGGCGATCATCCCACCTTCGATGGAACAAGCCACCGACAGCGAACAACAAGCGGACTGGACCGCATTCGCGCCCGCGTTCTTCAACATGGCCAAGAACGGAATCGCTCCCCAAGACAGCCAACCGGGCATTCGTACCTTTGGCGAATTGATTCGCGACTATGGCGACGGCGACCCCGCGGCTTTCAACAAAACCGTCGACGCGCACCTGACCGCGGTGCAAGCTTACAAGGTGCCCGGCTACGATCACTTTGCGGTGTCGCTGGAACAATGGCTGGGTGCCGCCAACCCAACGGCGATTGCGACCGGACTTTATATCCTGGCGATCATCCTGGGGTTGATCTACTTCGCCGTGGATTCACCTCGGCTGGGCAATGCGGTTTGGGGCACCATCGCGATCGCGTTTGTCATTCACACCATCGTGATTCTGGCTCGGGTGTACATCACCGGACGCGCTCCCGTGATCAACCTGTATTCCTCCGCCATCTTCATCGGCTGGGCAGGTGTGCTGTTCGGCTTGGTGGTCGAACGCATCTTCCGTTACGGCACCGGCAACATGCTCGCCGCCGTCGCGGGGATGATGACCTTGCGAGTCGCCTACAACCTGACCCTGAACGTCGGTCAAGCGGAAACGATGGGCGTCCTGCAAGCGGTGCTGGACACCCAGTTCTGGCTCAGCACGCACGTGATCAGTGTTTCACTGGGATACGTCGCGACCCTCGTCGCTGGCTTGCTCGGAATTGGGTATTTGATTTCCGGCTGGATCAATGCCAGCGATCGAGCCCGCCGCGATTTGTATCGCTGTGTCTACGGAGCCTCCTGCTTTGGCATCCTGTTCAGCTTCATCGGCACGGTCCTTGGCGGACTTTGGGCCGATGACTCCTGGGGTCGCTTCTGGGGCTGGGACCCGAAAGAAAACGGAGCGTTGTTGATCGTGATCTGGAACGCATTGATGCTCCACGCTCGCTGGGACGGGATGGTGAAGGCACGCGGGTTCGCCATCTTGGCGATCGGTGGCAACATCATCACCGCCTGGAGCTGGTTCGGCACCAATGAACTGGGAATTGGCCTGCACAGCTATGGCTTCACCGAAGGCATGCTTCGCAACCTGGCGATCTTCTTCGTCACCCAATTCGCCTTCATCGCCGCCGGTCTGCTCATCCCTTCCCGCAGCCCGGTCTCCGATGAATCGTAG
- a CDS encoding FdhF/YdeP family oxidoreductase, translating into MKVGSGGGFRAIWYTFKKGRETGSIWKLYKAMRTRNSCKTCAVGMGGQKGGMVNETGSFPEVCKKSLQAMVADMQPGIEPPFWKRTSVEQLAAMTPRELEHLGRLIHPVRYRQGDSHYETITWEEAFDTIAGKLASLSPEETFWYFSGRSSNEAGFLLQLLARVYGTNNVNNCSFYCHQASGVGLQSSIGSGTATIQLEDLEKSDCVFLIGGNPASNHPRLMTSLMHVRRRGGKVIVINPVEETGLVKFRIPSDPISLLKGTKVATHYIKPHIGGDLALLWGIAKSLQETNQIDLPFLQKHCRGHEEYLAALQTFEWEELERKSGIDRSEMESIAAVYAKSERAVFSWTMGITHHAHGVENVQAIANLAMVRGMLGRPGSGLMPIRGHSNVQGIGSVGVTPKLKQQIFDALQAHFGVELPTTEGLDTLACMEDAATGKIKAGFCLGGNLFGSNPDATFADKALSNLDLNVMMNTTMNTGHAHGLAKETIILPVLARDEEPEPTTQESMFNFVRLSDGGPRRLPGPRSEVEVIATLGERLLPDAKGIDWKQMHHTSTIRDWIGRVVPGYEKIGSIDQTKEEFQIDGRTFYEPQFGTEDGRAVLHCHSIPHLKGTAENELRLMTVRSEGQFNTVVYEEEDLYRNQDRRDIILMNPDDLQRLGLTHDQRVTVKNEIGSMPGILARGYEKIRAGNALMYYPESNVLVARYADPQSKTPAFKGVVVRVAPE; encoded by the coding sequence ATGAAAGTTGGCAGCGGTGGTGGCTTCCGGGCAATTTGGTACACGTTCAAGAAAGGACGTGAGACCGGAAGCATTTGGAAGCTCTACAAAGCCATGCGGACTCGAAACTCTTGCAAGACCTGTGCGGTCGGCATGGGGGGTCAAAAAGGCGGGATGGTCAATGAAACGGGCTCTTTCCCCGAAGTCTGCAAAAAGAGCTTGCAGGCCATGGTCGCGGACATGCAACCCGGAATTGAACCGCCATTCTGGAAAAGGACTTCGGTCGAACAACTCGCGGCCATGACACCCCGCGAACTGGAACATCTCGGCCGCTTGATCCATCCGGTTCGCTACCGGCAAGGGGACTCGCACTACGAGACGATCACCTGGGAAGAAGCCTTCGACACCATCGCTGGCAAACTGGCATCGCTGTCGCCCGAAGAAACGTTTTGGTACTTCAGCGGTCGCAGCAGCAACGAAGCGGGTTTCCTGTTGCAGTTGCTCGCTCGCGTGTATGGCACCAACAACGTCAACAATTGCAGCTTCTATTGTCACCAAGCCAGCGGCGTCGGGCTGCAGTCCAGCATCGGCAGCGGAACGGCAACGATCCAACTCGAAGACCTGGAGAAATCCGACTGCGTCTTCTTGATCGGCGGCAACCCAGCCAGCAATCACCCGCGGCTGATGACCAGCCTGATGCACGTCCGCCGTCGCGGTGGGAAAGTCATCGTCATCAACCCGGTCGAAGAAACAGGTCTGGTCAAATTCCGAATCCCCAGCGATCCGATCTCGTTGCTCAAAGGCACCAAGGTCGCGACGCACTACATCAAACCACACATCGGTGGCGACCTGGCGTTGCTGTGGGGCATCGCGAAATCACTGCAAGAAACCAACCAAATCGACCTGCCGTTCCTGCAGAAACACTGCCGCGGCCACGAGGAATACCTCGCTGCTCTGCAGACGTTTGAGTGGGAAGAACTCGAACGCAAATCAGGCATCGATCGATCCGAAATGGAATCGATCGCGGCGGTGTACGCCAAGAGCGAACGCGCCGTGTTCTCGTGGACCATGGGAATCACCCACCACGCTCACGGCGTTGAAAATGTCCAAGCGATCGCCAACCTTGCGATGGTTCGCGGCATGCTTGGACGCCCAGGCAGTGGCCTGATGCCGATTCGCGGGCACAGCAATGTGCAAGGCATCGGCAGCGTCGGCGTCACGCCAAAACTCAAACAACAAATCTTTGACGCATTGCAAGCACACTTCGGCGTCGAACTTCCCACGACCGAAGGCCTCGACACCCTCGCCTGCATGGAAGACGCCGCAACAGGCAAAATCAAAGCCGGCTTCTGCTTGGGCGGCAACCTGTTCGGCTCCAACCCCGACGCAACCTTCGCAGACAAAGCCCTTTCGAATCTCGACCTCAACGTGATGATGAACACCACGATGAACACGGGACACGCTCACGGATTGGCCAAAGAAACCATCATCTTGCCCGTCCTCGCACGGGACGAAGAACCTGAACCGACCACGCAAGAATCGATGTTCAACTTCGTCAGGCTGAGCGACGGCGGGCCTCGCCGATTGCCAGGACCGCGGAGCGAAGTCGAGGTCATCGCGACGCTCGGCGAGCGTCTGCTCCCCGACGCCAAAGGCATCGATTGGAAACAGATGCATCACACCTCCACGATCCGAGATTGGATCGGCCGCGTTGTGCCCGGCTACGAAAAAATCGGCTCGATCGACCAAACCAAAGAGGAGTTCCAGATCGACGGACGCACGTTCTACGAGCCCCAATTTGGCACCGAAGACGGGCGGGCGGTACTGCATTGCCACTCGATCCCCCATCTCAAAGGCACCGCTGAAAACGAATTGCGTCTGATGACGGTCCGCAGCGAAGGTCAGTTCAACACCGTCGTCTATGAAGAAGAAGACCTTTATCGCAACCAAGATCGCCGGGACATCATCCTCATGAACCCGGATGACCTCCAACGACTCGGGCTGACGCACGATCAACGCGTGACAGTCAAGAACGAGATTGGATCGATGCCCGGCATCCTGGCTCGTGGCTACGAAAAGATTCGTGCCGGGAACGCATTGATGTATTACCCCGAGTCGAATGTTTTGGTCGCACGCTACGCCGACCCGCAAAGCAAAACGCCCGCTTTCAAAGGCGTGGTCGTCCGCGTTGCGCCAGAGTGA
- a CDS encoding sulfatase family protein: MNASHRWLLALPAICFALLFQDSTSAEDAPLNVVVILSDDQAWTDYSFMGHPQIETPNLDRLAKESLTFTRGYSPVSLCRPSLATIISGLYPHQHGIVGNDPPWAGMEDGQRRPAHNDPAYVKNRMDYLQHVDQLDCHPERLAPHGYRSLQTGKWWEGKPSRAGFTDAMTHGDFTRNGRHGDEGLKVGREGMQVIDDFLTDTQDKKQPFYLWYAPFLPHTPHNPPERLLAKYRDQTDSLPMAKYWAMCEWFDETCGELLGLLDKHSLAENTLVVYVTDNGWINETAASRYAPRSKRSPNEGGTRTPIMYRLPGVIEPRMDTTHLASTIDVVPTVQHLLGFEVPQNLPGINVLDPDELELRDAIYGEIFEHDIQSMDDPAASLQYRWVIQGDYKLIDPSSRMTGESPELYNVVKDPHENQNLADQKPETVEALQSLLDEWYSPDSA; encoded by the coding sequence ATGAACGCTTCCCACCGTTGGCTGCTGGCGTTGCCAGCAATTTGCTTTGCTCTCCTGTTCCAGGATTCCACCTCCGCAGAAGATGCCCCCCTGAACGTCGTTGTCATCCTCAGTGACGACCAGGCTTGGACCGACTACTCGTTCATGGGACACCCCCAGATCGAGACACCCAACCTGGACCGTCTGGCCAAGGAAAGCCTGACATTCACCCGCGGGTATTCACCGGTCAGCCTGTGCCGTCCTTCGCTCGCCACCATCATCAGCGGTCTCTACCCGCACCAACATGGAATTGTTGGAAACGATCCACCATGGGCTGGCATGGAAGACGGCCAGCGTCGACCAGCGCACAACGATCCGGCTTACGTCAAAAACCGGATGGATTACCTGCAGCACGTGGACCAACTGGACTGCCACCCTGAACGACTTGCCCCCCATGGCTATCGCAGTCTGCAAACGGGCAAGTGGTGGGAAGGCAAACCATCTCGAGCAGGATTCACCGACGCGATGACCCATGGTGACTTCACCCGCAACGGTCGCCATGGCGACGAGGGACTGAAAGTTGGGCGAGAAGGAATGCAAGTCATCGATGACTTCCTGACTGACACGCAAGACAAGAAACAACCGTTCTATCTCTGGTACGCACCTTTCCTGCCACACACGCCGCACAATCCACCAGAGCGTTTGCTGGCCAAATACCGAGACCAAACCGACTCGCTGCCGATGGCCAAGTACTGGGCGATGTGCGAATGGTTTGACGAAACCTGCGGCGAACTGCTGGGTCTGCTCGACAAACATTCGCTCGCCGAAAACACGCTCGTCGTCTACGTCACCGACAACGGCTGGATCAACGAAACCGCCGCCAGTCGATATGCCCCACGCAGCAAACGCAGCCCCAACGAAGGCGGAACCCGCACCCCGATCATGTACCGCTTGCCCGGCGTGATCGAGCCCCGAATGGACACCACGCACCTGGCATCCACCATCGATGTGGTCCCAACGGTTCAGCACCTGCTTGGTTTCGAGGTTCCGCAAAACTTGCCCGGAATCAATGTTCTTGATCCCGATGAGCTGGAACTGCGCGACGCAATCTATGGAGAGATCTTCGAACACGACATCCAGTCCATGGACGATCCGGCAGCGAGTTTGCAATATCGCTGGGTCATCCAAGGCGATTACAAGTTGATCGATCCATCCAGTCGCATGACGGGTGAATCGCCCGAACTCTACAATGTGGTGAAGGATCCGCACGAGAACCAAAACTTGGCGGATCAAAAGCCCGAGACGGTTGAAGCCCTGCAGTCCTTGCTGGACGAATGGTATTCACCGGACTCAGCATGA
- a CDS encoding sulfatase family protein, translating into MTMDASTTQSRTRFVIGFLSLLVTVCLCTPPTATADPQPNILFILCDDHRFDCLGAAGHPFLETPHLDAMAHDGAMLRRAYVTTSLCSPSRASILTGQYAHNHRVVDNYHAVDPNLVFFPQTLQAAGYQTAFIGKWHMGGDIDDPQRGFDHWVSFRGQGTYWPDGHGTTREVPQTTYDGFNVNGKRVPQRGYITDELTDYSLDWLTDRDPDKPFFLYVSHKAVHADFVPADRHRGRYDNEALPIEIPTIEAMAAGNKPMWVRNQRNSRHGVDFGYNLPGFSPEVYYRRYCESLLAVDDSVGRLREFLKQQQLDQNTIVVYMGDNGFQFGDHGLIDKRTAYEASAKVPLLVVAPGKVPAGVPFDGLVGNIDIAPTLLEAAQAPKLENINGRSVWQALCSGDASSLNDRTLLYEYYWERNYPHTPTLHAVIGGRFKYIRCHGLWDRDELYDLESDPAEMQNLIHDPRYAEHVESLNQQLWKRLKNSTGMEMPLLEDHGPRFPLRDANQSPQATFPKQYFSGQ; encoded by the coding sequence ATGACAATGGATGCCTCCACCACCCAATCACGAACTCGCTTTGTGATTGGGTTTTTGTCGCTGCTGGTGACCGTGTGCCTCTGCACGCCCCCGACGGCGACCGCTGATCCCCAGCCCAACATTTTGTTCATCCTGTGCGATGACCATCGCTTTGATTGCCTGGGCGCCGCGGGGCACCCGTTCTTGGAAACACCCCATCTCGATGCCATGGCTCACGATGGAGCCATGCTTCGTCGAGCGTACGTGACCACCTCGCTGTGCTCCCCCAGTCGCGCATCGATCTTGACGGGCCAGTACGCGCACAATCATCGCGTGGTCGACAACTACCACGCGGTCGACCCGAACCTGGTTTTCTTCCCTCAGACACTGCAGGCTGCCGGTTACCAAACCGCGTTCATCGGCAAGTGGCACATGGGCGGCGACATCGATGACCCGCAACGAGGTTTTGATCACTGGGTCTCTTTCCGAGGGCAAGGCACTTACTGGCCCGACGGTCACGGGACCACTCGCGAAGTCCCGCAAACCACTTACGACGGCTTCAACGTCAACGGCAAACGCGTTCCTCAACGCGGTTACATCACCGACGAATTGACGGACTACTCGCTGGACTGGCTCACAGACCGCGACCCTGACAAACCGTTCTTTTTGTACGTCAGCCACAAAGCCGTGCATGCGGACTTTGTTCCTGCCGACCGGCATCGCGGTCGCTATGACAACGAAGCGTTGCCGATCGAGATCCCGACCATCGAAGCGATGGCGGCGGGCAACAAACCCATGTGGGTTCGCAACCAACGCAACAGCCGCCATGGCGTTGACTTCGGATACAACTTGCCCGGATTCAGCCCCGAGGTTTACTACCGTCGCTATTGCGAATCGCTGTTGGCGGTGGACGACTCGGTTGGCCGACTTCGAGAATTCCTCAAACAACAACAGCTCGATCAGAACACCATCGTCGTCTACATGGGCGACAACGGATTCCAATTTGGAGACCACGGGCTGATCGACAAACGCACCGCGTATGAAGCCAGCGCCAAGGTTCCGTTGCTGGTTGTCGCCCCAGGCAAAGTCCCCGCGGGCGTCCCATTTGACGGTTTGGTTGGCAACATCGACATCGCCCCCACACTCCTGGAGGCTGCTCAGGCCCCCAAGCTAGAGAACATCAACGGACGCAGCGTCTGGCAAGCCCTCTGTTCCGGCGACGCCTCGTCCCTGAACGATCGCACGCTGCTTTACGAGTACTACTGGGAACGAAACTACCCGCACACACCGACGTTGCATGCGGTCATCGGAGGCCGTTTCAAGTACATCCGCTGCCACGGATTGTGGGACCGAGACGAACTCTACGACCTCGAGTCTGACCCAGCAGAAATGCAAAACTTAATCCATGATCCGAGGTATGCTGAACACGTCGAATCGTTGAACCAGCAACTTTGGAAACGGTTGAAAAACAGCACTGGCATGGAGATGCCTTTGCTGGAAGACCACGGTCCACGGTTCCCGCTTCGCGATGCGAACCAATCTCCCCAGGCCACTTTTCCGAAGCAATACTTTTCGGGTCAGTGA
- a CDS encoding Rne/Rng family ribonuclease — MKREMLINVLQPEESRIAVVENNRLEELYVERKSVENYSGNIYRGKIVNLEPSIQAAFVDFGVGRNGFLHISDIEPQYFRQGGYDPEEIMRESDEMAEAAAQRNRESGRGSTRVFKGGRPRNKPPIQEVFKRGDEVLVQVIKEGIGNKGPTLSTYISIPGRYLVLMPALSRVGVSRKIEDEDDRKRLKKCLLSLSPPKGLGFIVRTAGAGRSEDELQRDMDYLLRLWKAIVRRVENTTEPGEIYEESDLIIRTIRDIYSDDIDHILIDQKESYEKARDFLKMVMPRVVDRLKYYDGPGPLFHKYNLEEEIVKINQRQVALPDGGSIVIDPTEALVAIDVNSGNFRGNASAEENAFRLNIAAAKEIARQLRLRDLGGVIVNDFIDMRKESYRRKVERVLRDAMANDRARTKILRTSPFGLIEMTRQRIRPSLKRSIYKDCPCCEGRGLVKTPESMSIEVVRMLALAVKNKHIVRVTVRVNDEVSAFLNNKKRRTVSEMEESGNMTVQILGSEGLFPEHLEVDCRDEHGERVEIDS; from the coding sequence ATGAAACGTGAAATGCTGATCAACGTGCTTCAGCCCGAAGAAAGCCGTATTGCCGTGGTCGAGAACAATCGACTGGAAGAGCTGTACGTCGAGCGGAAGAGCGTTGAGAATTACTCCGGCAACATTTACCGCGGCAAGATCGTCAATCTCGAACCCAGCATCCAAGCGGCATTTGTCGACTTTGGCGTGGGCCGAAATGGCTTCTTGCACATCAGTGACATCGAGCCGCAATACTTCCGCCAAGGCGGTTACGATCCCGAAGAAATCATGCGGGAATCGGATGAAATGGCCGAAGCTGCCGCCCAACGCAACCGCGAATCGGGACGTGGCAGCACGCGAGTCTTCAAGGGTGGACGACCTCGCAACAAACCTCCCATCCAAGAAGTTTTCAAACGCGGCGATGAAGTCCTGGTGCAAGTCATCAAGGAAGGCATCGGCAACAAAGGCCCCACGCTCAGCACTTACATCTCGATCCCAGGTCGTTATCTCGTGCTCATGCCCGCGCTCTCGCGGGTTGGTGTCAGTCGCAAGATCGAAGACGAAGATGACCGCAAACGTTTGAAAAAATGCTTGCTGTCGCTCAGCCCACCCAAGGGCCTCGGCTTCATCGTCCGCACCGCCGGCGCCGGACGCAGCGAAGACGAACTGCAACGTGACATGGACTACCTGTTGCGTCTGTGGAAAGCAATCGTTCGCCGAGTCGAAAACACCACTGAACCGGGTGAGATCTACGAAGAAAGCGATTTGATCATTCGGACCATTCGCGACATCTACAGCGACGACATCGATCACATCCTGATCGATCAAAAAGAGTCCTACGAAAAGGCTCGCGACTTCCTGAAAATGGTCATGCCTCGCGTCGTCGATCGCCTGAAATACTACGACGGCCCCGGCCCCCTGTTCCACAAATACAACTTGGAAGAGGAGATCGTGAAGATCAACCAACGCCAGGTTGCTTTGCCCGACGGGGGTTCGATCGTGATCGACCCGACGGAAGCCTTGGTGGCAATCGACGTCAACAGCGGCAACTTCCGCGGCAACGCCTCGGCGGAAGAAAACGCCTTCCGACTGAACATCGCCGCGGCCAAAGAAATCGCTCGACAACTTCGCCTGCGTGACTTGGGCGGCGTGATCGTGAACGACTTCATCGACATGCGAAAAGAAAGCTATCGTCGCAAAGTCGAACGCGTCCTTCGCGATGCGATGGCCAACGACCGCGCCCGCACGAAAATCCTTCGAACCAGCCCGTTTGGCTTGATCGAAATGACTCGCCAGCGGATTCGCCCCAGCCTGAAACGGAGCATCTACAAAGACTGTCCTTGCTGCGAAGGCCGCGGATTGGTCAAGACTCCCGAGAGCATGTCGATCGAAGTCGTCCGCATGCTGGCACTGGCGGTCAAGAACAAACACATCGTTCGCGTCACCGTTCGCGTCAATGACGAAGTTTCCGCGTTCTTGAACAACAAGAAACGTCGCACCGTCAGCGAGATGGAAGAATCCGGTAACATGACCGTTCAAATCCTCGGAAGCGAAGGACTGTTCCCGGAACACCTGGAAGTGGATTGCCGTGACGAGCACGGCGAACGCGTCGAAATCGACTCCTGA
- a CDS encoding TIGR03936 family radical SAM-associated protein, which translates to MRTRPSRQSPNLHPLDQLRIRYRVRFAKTGLLRWISHRDLALLFERVARRVALPLSMTEGFHPTPRIAFPSALPLGIESLDEVAEIDLCEDLEADELLQRLRGDEQPGLTIHSVEKIPDGVKKAQIAATLYTVSLPDDWDESKRDQVNQNIEALQHQETVSVERKGKTVTAIVKEHLPTIELQDNQLFARMVLADGASLKMQDVLDLLDLSDWPERGATIVRTGVELQGPNPN; encoded by the coding sequence ATGAGAACACGGCCGTCTCGGCAATCGCCCAACCTGCATCCGCTGGATCAACTGCGGATTCGCTATCGCGTCCGCTTTGCAAAAACGGGCCTGTTGCGTTGGATCAGCCACCGCGACTTGGCGCTGCTGTTCGAACGTGTCGCACGACGAGTCGCCCTGCCCTTGTCGATGACAGAAGGTTTTCACCCCACGCCTCGAATCGCGTTCCCCTCGGCCCTGCCGCTGGGAATCGAGAGCCTCGACGAAGTGGCCGAAATCGATCTTTGCGAAGACCTCGAAGCGGACGAATTGCTACAACGATTGCGTGGTGATGAACAACCCGGCCTCACGATCCACTCCGTCGAGAAGATTCCCGATGGGGTAAAAAAGGCTCAGATCGCCGCGACCCTGTACACCGTGTCCTTGCCCGACGACTGGGACGAATCCAAACGCGACCAAGTCAATCAAAACATCGAGGCACTGCAACACCAAGAAACGGTCTCCGTCGAACGGAAAGGCAAGACGGTCACGGCGATCGTGAAGGAGCACTTGCCCACGATCGAACTGCAGGACAACCAACTGTTTGCTCGCATGGTCCTGGCTGACGGAGCGTCCCTGAAAATGCAGGACGTGCTCGATCTGTTGGACCTGAGCGACTGGCCCGAACGCGGCGCGACCATCGTTCGCACCGGCGTTGAACTCCAAGGGCCGAACCCGAATTAA